AAAAGCCGCCGAAATTTTCCACGGCCCAGCGGCCCAGGGCCGGCTCCTCATCATTGAGAAAAATACCACGATATTTTACAGCTGGTGTGCCTGCTGTGTGGCGCCCCGGCAGTACATACAATGCGGCCTGATGCGCAACCGGAACGTCAGCCCACCAGTTCCAGGGGGACACGCCGATCTGTGCGGAGAGATCGAACATGCCGTAAAACGTAGCGCGCTTGTTGCTGCCGGCAATAACCAATGCCTGGTCAATACCCGGAAACGGATGTTTGACTGTCTGCAGTAAAAATGTATCCCAGCGGCCGGCAATGCCGGCGACATTGATCTTGTTTTCACGCACAAGTTTATCGATGTGCTGACACCGTCCCAAAGTCCCGATCAGAACAACCGGACCAGTTTCGGGCAGATCATCCTGAATCAGGCCGGGTTTCACTCCGGTTACCCGTTCAATATCTGTTTGCAAATGCCCGGCCATGGTAAGAACACCTTTGTAATCATTCGAACTGATCACCAGTGGCGCGGAGTGGTTTTGAACGGTCAGAGGGAATGCATCTTTGACAGGTAAATTGGACACATACAAACGCTGATCCACCGCTCCCAGCATGACGGCGTTCATCAAGACAAGCAATATCATAATGAAGAAACATCTCATAACGCACTCCTTTAATCTTGAACAATCATTGAGAAAAAAACGCGGTAACCTCTGTCACTCGCTGCACAAATCAGGTTCCTGTACTCTAAAGATCTGACATAATCGGCCTGAATAGTAAGAGAGTATGCATGGCAGGGACATTTCGGTCTGCAACGGGTACCTGCAGACCGTTTTATTATCATTTACCGGTGTTCAGGGTGATATCCGAGATGGCCACAAAGCGCTTCGGCAAAGATACCACAAGCGGACGCATGGACGCAAAAGCCTGATCTGCAATTCTCGTTTCGACGACGTACAAAGATTTGCTGCGCTGAAAACAGGTTACGACCCACACAGCCGGCTCGGTATCCGGAAACTGTACAGCAAAATAGCTGCCCGCAAGCGTATGCGACACCGGCGTTGCACGCTGCAACACACGGGCTCGCTGAGCAGTTTCGTATCGGTTCAGGAGATCATTCAACAGTGTAATACTGTACTCGAGTACGGGTTTTTCCGGTACGTGAATCACACCGATACGAGTCCGAAGCGAGTCCCGTTTCGAGTCCGGATGCATTTCCGCCACCCAGGTTATTTCGTCATACAGTCCGGAATCCGCCCGTGTCTGCGCCAGCAGTGTGTCATGATCGACCGGTATGATCTGCCAGTCGGACCGCGGCGCGTGCACGAGAAACCGGAACGGCAGATTCACATAGGCGCTGTCGACGACCGCAATACGGCGCCCTGCAGGCAGACGTTTCAGAATCCCGGGCGGCTGCGGCAGAATACGCTGCATTTGGAACAGGACCGCCAGGATGACCACCAGTGCGAACAGCAGCACAATCACAGACTGTATTTCCAGTTTGGCTTTACTCATATGATTCCAGTTCCTCCAGTGCCCATGCCGGCACAGCGCCCCGCCGGGTCGCCACAAACGCGCCCAGCCGATTTGAAAATTCCGCAGTATCCGCCAGGGACCGCCTTTCCAGCATAGAAATCATCAATCCCGCAGCAAACGCATCGCCGGAGCCCGTGGTGTCCACAACGTTCACCCGGAATCCGGGATGTTCAATCTGATCATCGGCTGTCATCAGCAAACAGCCGTCTCCGCCGCGGGTGACAGCGGCCAGTTTCAAATTGAATTTATGGATGAAATCATCCAAAAAATCAATATCATTTTGCGCGGATGCACCCAGAGCGGTTTTTAGTGTCATGAGTTCATCATCGTTCATCTTTACGCAATCGCATAAATGCAGAGACTGCAGCACCGTTTCTTTGACTGTATTATCCCAGCCGCGGATATTGACATCGAACAGCTTTACTGCCGCGTCCATTTCTTCAAGACAGCGCTGAATGGTTCTTCGGGAAACCGGATTGCGTTGAGCCAGGGTGCCAAACAGCACACCATGCAATCGGGTTGCCAGCGTTTTTAATGAATCGTCCCAGCGCAAATGATCAAACGCCACATCCCGGGTACAGGTAAAAGACGGCACGCCGTCGGCATTTAGAGTGACGTTGACTGTACCGGTCGGATAGACATCATCCACCTGTACCGGTTCAGTTTCGACAGACATTTTTTCGACTTTTGAGATCAATTCTTCGCCCGCCTGGTCACGGCCCACCCGGCTGATCAAACAGCTGTTCATTCCGTATTGTGCGACATGCGCACAAAAATTAGCGGGAGCGCCGCCGGGATAGCGGCCCTCCGGGTACACATCCCAGAGTACTTCACCCAGTCCTGCAACATGAAACGAGCTCATACACCCTCTATAAATTCTTTTTAATGCGAACCGCAACCGGCATGCCGGATTGTTCCGGGGTTACCGGTTCACCGGTTGTCGCGTCGACTTTTTTAAACTGAATACCGGGCGGAATCGGGAAATCCGTATACGGTTCATTCTGCATAGCCTGTTTCATAAATCGCGTCCAGACGGGCAGGGCCGCCACCGCTCCGGTCACACCGCTGTTCCATTTTGTTTTCATGGGACGATTGTCATCATATCCCACCCACACTGCGCAAACGAGTCGGGGAGTAAATCCGATAAACCAGGCATCCCGATAATCATTGGTGGTGCCGGTTTTGCCGGCACAGGGCCGCCGGAATCCCGCAGAGCGCACACCGCGGCCGGTGCCCTGTTCGATCACGCCGCGCAGCATATCCACCATTACATAACTGGTTTGCGGGTCCACAACGCGGTGACTTTTTGTCTTTTGTTTGTAGGCCAGTTTTTGTTCGGGGGTGAACACGTCCCGCACCAGATAAGGCTGGTTTGTAGACACCCTGGTTCGCCAGTACTGAATAGGCAGCGGCCATATCCAACGGTCGCACACCGGTGGCTCCCAGAGCCAGCGAATAATGCGGCTGCAAATCCGATGTAATCCCCATTTTCTTGGCGTATTTGACCACCTGTTCAGGTGAAACTTTATCGATAATTTTGGCAGCCACCACATTCACCGATTTTGCCAGGGCCTGTTTTGCGATCAGGGGACCGTGAAAACTCTGTTCATAATTTTCAGGTTCCCACACCTGATCATAGATTTCAAAAGAGACCGGTTCGTCCACAATTACGGTGGTTGGATCGATCACGCCGCGGTCCAGCGCCGCGAGATAGGTAAACATTTTGAATGCAGAACCGGGAGATCGGTTGCCGGATACAGCACGGTTAAATGGCGCCCGGCGCCAGCTCGGCGT
This genomic window from candidate division KSB1 bacterium contains:
- a CDS encoding penicillin-binding transpeptidase domain-containing protein, yielding MCDRWIWPLPIQYWRTRVSTNQPYLVRDVFTPEQKLAYKQKTKSHRVVDPQTSYVMVDMLRGVIEQGTGRGVRSAGFRRPCAGKTGTTNDYRDAWFIGFTPRLVCAVWVGYDDNRPMKTKWNSGVTGAVAALPVWTRFMKQAMQNEPYTDFPIPPGIQFKKVDATTGEPVTPEQSGMPVAVRIKKNL
- a CDS encoding carbohydrate kinase; protein product: MSSFHVAGLGEVLWDVYPEGRYPGGAPANFCAHVAQYGMNSCLISRVGRDQAGEELISKVEKMSVETEPVQVDDVYPTGTVNVTLNADGVPSFTCTRDVAFDHLRWDDSLKTLATRLHGVLFGTLAQRNPVSRRTIQRCLEEMDAAVKLFDVNIRGWDNTVKETVLQSLHLCDCVKMNDDELMTLKTALGASAQNDIDFLDDFIHKFNLKLAAVTRGGDGCLLMTADDQIEHPGFRVNVVDTTGSGDAFAAGLMISMLERRSLADTAEFSNRLGAFVATRRGAVPAWALEELESYE